Genomic segment of Myxococcus stipitatus:
CGTGGGCCTGCGCGCGCTCCGGTTGATGGACGAGAAGCGCATCTCCGGGCGGGAGCTCTCCCTCGAGTGGGGCACCGAGGACGTCACCAGCGTGGTGGTGGAGGTGCATCACCACCTGCGCTCGCGTCCGGTGGTCTCCTCGTGGTGGACGACACGCGCCGCGTGGCCGGAGCAGGACAGCGCCCTCGACGCGAGCTTCAAGTCGCCGCGCTCGCTCTACTTCTTCCATCCGGGGGGAGGCCGCGTGCTCCACCTGTGTCACCGGCCCGGGGTGTCCCTCCGGATGTCGCGCTGGCCCAAGGAGGAGGACCGCCCCGCCACCGCGGGACTCAAGCCGGCTCCTTGAGCGCCCACGGCCACAGCTTCGAGAGCGCCGAGCGCAGCTCACCCGCGCCGGCGTAGCGGTCCTCGGGGCGCTTCTCCAGGAGCTTCAGGACGACCTGCTCGAAGGGCACCGGGAGGCTGGGGCGCAGCGTCGTCGGCGGCACCGGGGCCTGCTGGACGTGCAGGAACATCAGCGGCACGGGGTCGGTGTGGCGGAAGGGGAGCTGGCCGGTGCACAGCTCATAGGCCACCACGCCCAGCGCATACAGGTCCGTGGCGGGGGACAGCGGAGGGTTGCCCATCACCTGCTCGGGCGCCATGTACTCGGGCGTCCCGAGCACCGCCCCCTGCGCGGTGGTGCCCATGACGTGGAGGCTCTTGGCGAGCCCGAAGTCCATCAGCTTCAACACGCCCGTGCGCGTGATGAAGAGGTTCGCGGGCTTCACGTCCCGATGCAGCACGCCGCGCCCATGCGCGTGCTCCAGCGCGACGGCCGCGTGGGTGAGCCAGCGCAGCGTCTGGGCGAGCGTGGGTCGCTGCTCCAGCATCCGCTGTCGCAGGTCCATGCCGTCCAGCAGCTCCACCGTGAGGAAGTGCCGGTCTCCATCCAGCCCCACGTCGAAGACACGCAGGATGTTCACATGCTCCAGGGCGCGCGCGTGCTCCACCTCCTGGCGGAAGCGCGCCACCGTCGACGCATCCGCGTGTGGTGTCGCAAGCACCTTGAGGGCCACGCGCTGGCCCAGGTGCAGGTCCAGCGCCTCGTACACCGTGGAGCTTCCCCCGGCGCCGAGCCAGCGCTCCACGCGATATCGCTGGGCCACCACCTGCCCCGGCACCAGCCCGCGCGCCGAGGCCGCCGGTGGAGGCGCGGGCGTGGGAATGCCTTGCAGCAGCGTCCCATGCGGAGACACGGGCGTGACGGGGCGCAGCGTCTCCGCGAGCGACACGGGGGGCGGCGGTGTCGCGGG
This window contains:
- a CDS encoding serine/threonine-protein kinase — its product is MGSTEDDSGVVYLGGGQEEQVRAVARTPPPVPSTELPWGPTPATPPPPVSLAETLRPVTPVSPHGTLLQGIPTPAPPPAASARGLVPGQVVAQRYRVERWLGAGGSSTVYEALDLHLGQRVALKVLATPHADASTVARFRQEVEHARALEHVNILRVFDVGLDGDRHFLTVELLDGMDLRQRMLEQRPTLAQTLRWLTHAAVALEHAHGRGVLHRDVKPANLFITRTGVLKLMDFGLAKSLHVMGTTAQGAVLGTPEYMAPEQVMGNPPLSPATDLYALGVVAYELCTGQLPFRHTDPVPLMFLHVQQAPVPPTTLRPSLPVPFEQVVLKLLEKRPEDRYAGAGELRSALSKLWPWALKEPA